From Ferviditalea candida, the proteins below share one genomic window:
- a CDS encoding carbon starvation induced protein CsiD — translation MMKMEEALPEMKFVQTRKFVQTHPGFKVIPHSDHTRLYHVELNQERLQEFLRQYADIGPQNLEYIPYMRYVLAGKTKNCLAKSWKARFAAFCMTVKPADSRSACRVLEFQQRWSAIPFPK, via the coding sequence ATGATGAAAATGGAAGAAGCTTTGCCTGAAATGAAATTCGTTCAAACCCGGAAATTCGTCCAAACCCATCCCGGATTCAAAGTCATTCCGCATTCTGACCACACAAGACTGTACCACGTCGAATTGAATCAAGAGCGTTTGCAGGAATTTCTACGGCAATATGCCGACATCGGACCGCAAAATTTGGAATATATTCCTTATATGCGGTATGTATTGGCCGGGAAGACGAAGAATTGTTTGGCGAAGAGCTGGAAAGCACGCTTCGCGGCATTCTGCATGACCGTGAAACCGGCGGATTCACGATCGGCGTGCAGGGTTCTTGAATTTCAACAGCGGTGGAGTGCCATCCCTTTCCCGAAATAG
- a CDS encoding DUF3870 domain-containing protein, translated as MINNTYFIAGHAKLPQGMAAKSVFDTLTITAEIDAKYGVILEASCTLATEHGKSYVGQLLRGFSLREGIAEPIRALQHHYRGRAANALIAALKDLHMQYEQLNLS; from the coding sequence ATGATCAATAATACTTACTTTATCGCCGGACACGCTAAGCTGCCGCAAGGCATGGCGGCCAAAAGCGTGTTTGATACACTCACCATCACCGCGGAAATCGACGCCAAATACGGTGTCATTCTGGAAGCTTCGTGCACATTGGCAACCGAACACGGCAAAAGCTATGTAGGTCAATTATTAAGGGGATTCAGCCTGCGCGAAGGCATCGCCGAACCGATACGGGCTTTGCAGCATCATTACCGGGGCAGGGCGGCCAACGCCTTGATCGCCGCTTTGAAGGATCTGCATATGCAGTATGAGCAGTTGAATCTTTCTTGA